In Thermococcus sp. MV5, the following are encoded in one genomic region:
- a CDS encoding UPF0175 family protein, translating to MVSIMSEVSVSIPQDLIRILKISERDLPRMVRLYLVIELYREGKISLGKAAEIAGITRWEMMEVLSSKGVPLQYDEDDLKEDIDTLERVL from the coding sequence ATGGTGAGCATAATGAGTGAGGTTTCAGTTTCTATCCCTCAAGATCTGATAAGAATATTAAAGATTAGTGAGAGAGACCTTCCTCGAATGGTTAGGTTGTATTTGGTCATAGAACTTTATCGTGAGGGAAAGATTAGCCTGGGCAAGGCCGCGGAGATAGCTGGGATCACTAGGTGGGAGATGATGGAGGTCCTATCATCAAAGGGAGTACCCCTTCAATACGACGAAGATGACTTGAAAGAAGATATTGATACGCTGGAGAGAGTACTATGA
- a CDS encoding STT3 domain-containing protein, whose protein sequence is MKFEDLFKPRVALPVLTVITLILRLIPLRHEYMLGYDPYFHLAYIEEALKAGEWFNFLTIAGGPWGAKIAHPIGLYLAPAYVYKFLKIFGVSLYNAFRITPVIFGALTVIFFYLALLKLYDEKKAFFASLFLALSFGHVFRSMANYYRGDNYMLFWYSVALFGIGYALYMKEKFGNKRLMFYIVPTMASGLASIFWQAYYPIFIFLLANAVFLAAGTFILDEKENLLDALALALSTVLGAFIANYLGGKFGYGMLGHDQMGKRVAEKLLLEFDTIKDAYLLVHVKYLVPLSIAFIALLFLLSKFVRDKKVRIGVLIGLAVLGIFVLFYRFEALKDLSTGFGIFKEAPIQETQPSSFNDLWKAFSISLFLIPLFFLRFYPNRTSISDFLVLGLILPSLYMIKTWTRFLFIGSMAIALMAGIGVVELYEILKPQLNERKLQALGVGLLVLLPAVNGAFAINETYSLTPYMNEHWERALTWLGENSNENDIVMAWWDYGHFVTYYARRSPIAQGSPNSAVALYYLGKLDENWAMGLGVDYVVVSYYNFLKFGAIVETANRHPKYNITEKYGLIVLPLTSTIGALVFQRENYRITAKPGKTWNVVVNLKGQAIAPKELYVEYKGQVVKPNLSISNTNTYLYINLDYKYAIFMNEEAFNTTLARLFIRPEEPYEVVYSDGGVVKILKLKHPNVKVEKDGEKVILRFENATGTGVGIWGFLDNGTLVFKKWYNVKGMEEFELPEEVNGTVIRYAYALGRKIVDRGIFRRS, encoded by the coding sequence ATGAAGTTTGAAGATCTTTTTAAACCTAGGGTTGCTTTACCAGTACTAACTGTAATCACCCTTATTTTAAGGTTAATCCCTTTGAGGCATGAATATATGCTCGGCTATGATCCTTACTTTCACCTAGCTTACATTGAAGAGGCCCTTAAAGCCGGAGAGTGGTTCAACTTTTTAACGATTGCTGGTGGCCCTTGGGGTGCTAAAATTGCCCATCCCATTGGCTTGTATTTGGCTCCGGCTTACGTGTATAAGTTTTTGAAAATTTTTGGGGTTTCCCTCTACAATGCTTTTAGAATAACCCCGGTGATTTTTGGGGCTTTAACTGTAATCTTCTTTTATCTTGCGCTTTTAAAACTTTACGATGAGAAGAAAGCGTTTTTCGCTTCTCTTTTTCTTGCATTAAGCTTTGGGCATGTGTTCAGATCAATGGCCAACTACTACAGAGGAGACAACTACATGCTCTTCTGGTACAGCGTAGCTTTGTTCGGCATTGGGTATGCCCTCTACATGAAGGAAAAATTTGGAAATAAGAGGCTCATGTTTTATATAGTACCCACCATGGCCAGCGGGCTTGCATCGATTTTCTGGCAGGCTTACTATCCAATCTTCATATTTTTGCTGGCAAATGCAGTCTTTTTGGCTGCAGGGACATTTATCTTAGATGAAAAAGAAAACCTTCTTGATGCCTTAGCTTTGGCCCTTTCAACGGTTTTGGGGGCATTTATAGCCAACTACCTCGGTGGGAAATTTGGATATGGGATGCTCGGGCATGATCAGATGGGCAAAAGGGTTGCTGAGAAACTTTTACTGGAGTTTGATACAATAAAAGATGCATATCTTCTGGTTCACGTTAAGTATCTGGTTCCACTGAGTATAGCTTTCATAGCTTTACTCTTCCTTCTCAGCAAGTTTGTTAGAGATAAAAAAGTTAGGATTGGAGTTTTAATTGGGCTGGCAGTTTTGGGAATATTTGTACTCTTCTACCGCTTTGAGGCTTTAAAAGACCTCTCCACAGGATTTGGGATTTTCAAAGAAGCCCCAATCCAAGAAACTCAGCCTTCAAGTTTCAACGATCTATGGAAAGCGTTTTCAATTTCCCTATTCTTAATCCCGCTTTTCTTTTTGAGGTTTTATCCCAACAGAACAAGCATAAGCGATTTCCTGGTTTTGGGCCTTATCCTCCCAAGTCTCTACATGATCAAAACATGGACAAGGTTCCTGTTCATAGGATCAATGGCGATAGCACTAATGGCCGGAATTGGAGTTGTAGAACTTTATGAGATCTTAAAACCCCAGCTAAACGAAAGAAAACTCCAAGCATTGGGAGTTGGACTGTTGGTTCTTCTTCCAGCGGTTAATGGTGCTTTCGCAATAAATGAAACATATTCCCTAACTCCTTACATGAATGAGCATTGGGAAAGGGCTTTGACCTGGCTTGGGGAGAACTCGAATGAGAACGATATCGTAATGGCTTGGTGGGACTATGGACACTTTGTAACTTACTATGCGAGGAGGTCGCCAATTGCCCAGGGAAGTCCAAATTCCGCAGTGGCTCTGTACTATCTAGGAAAACTCGATGAAAATTGGGCAATGGGCTTGGGAGTTGATTACGTTGTTGTGAGTTATTACAACTTCCTAAAGTTTGGAGCTATAGTTGAAACAGCGAACAGGCATCCAAAATACAACATAACCGAAAAATATGGCCTCATAGTCTTACCACTTACATCTACGATTGGAGCGCTGGTGTTTCAAAGGGAGAACTACAGGATAACGGCAAAGCCAGGAAAGACATGGAATGTAGTTGTTAACCTTAAAGGACAAGCAATAGCACCAAAAGAACTTTACGTGGAATATAAGGGACAAGTGGTAAAGCCAAACCTTTCAATCTCAAATACGAACACATACCTTTACATCAACCTCGATTATAAATATGCAATATTTATGAACGAAGAAGCCTTTAACACAACCCTAGCAAGGCTTTTCATAAGGCCGGAAGAACCTTATGAGGTAGTCTACTCCGACGGAGGAGTTGTAAAAATCCTGAAGCTTAAACATCCTAACGTTAAAGTGGAAAAAGATGGTGAAAAAGTTATCCTCAGATTTGAAAATGCGACGGGAACCGGGGTAGGAATATGGGGCTTCCTTGATAATGGGACTCTGGTTTTCAAAAAATGGTACAATGTGAAGGGTATGGAAGAATTTGAACTACCCGAGGAAGTTAACGGGACAGTCATAAGGTACGCCTATGCCCTGGGAAGAAAAATAGTTGATAGAGGAATATTCCGGAGGAGTTGA
- a CDS encoding DUF4350 domain-containing protein, whose product MNRVFYAIMLIVGVSMIIMPLSVPVFKSSAEYSVLNTDWNGVSSFGRLLYSKGEIVPVLSTYESMGLGERKGTLIIVGPNLDFTNEEIWELKRFLENGNTLILADDFGTGNEILEGLGVEQRFGRGELITPIYSKNYQYPITAEIADPDLAKNVERIVMYNPSVILNSENALVYTPNSSIFRNSYGAFAIVEEVEYGEGEIILISDPDIFTNSLFRENEEFIKNLLDYTGGPFFIDEAHHRDFNPYSSGTITIRRALNRELVFYYILFVAIIAFIVETGLWLRVLEKILGLFFRFFKEEKESLEEIIKSLEKEGLSRELVLKIINEIKSGSKLGGNHGR is encoded by the coding sequence ATGAACCGGGTGTTCTATGCAATAATGCTCATTGTTGGGGTTTCAATGATTATCATGCCCCTATCGGTCCCGGTCTTCAAGAGCAGTGCAGAGTACAGCGTTTTAAATACCGATTGGAACGGAGTTTCGAGCTTTGGAAGGCTTTTATATTCGAAGGGAGAAATAGTTCCAGTTTTAAGCACTTATGAGTCAATGGGCCTCGGAGAGAGAAAGGGCACTCTGATAATAGTGGGGCCCAATCTGGACTTCACGAATGAAGAAATATGGGAGCTCAAGAGATTCCTCGAAAATGGAAACACCCTAATTTTAGCGGATGACTTTGGAACGGGCAACGAGATTTTGGAAGGACTGGGAGTTGAACAGAGATTCGGAAGGGGAGAGCTAATAACACCAATTTACTCCAAGAACTACCAGTACCCGATAACCGCTGAGATAGCTGATCCTGATCTCGCCAAGAACGTCGAAAGAATAGTGATGTACAACCCATCGGTAATTCTAAATTCTGAGAATGCACTCGTTTACACCCCTAATTCCTCAATCTTCAGAAACAGCTATGGGGCATTTGCGATTGTTGAAGAAGTTGAATACGGGGAGGGTGAGATAATACTTATCTCAGACCCGGATATATTCACGAACTCTCTCTTCAGGGAGAACGAGGAGTTCATAAAGAACCTCCTGGACTATACAGGCGGCCCGTTTTTTATAGATGAAGCCCACCACAGGGACTTCAACCCCTATTCCTCGGGAACCATAACCATAAGGAGAGCATTAAATAGGGAGCTGGTGTTTTACTACATTCTTTTTGTGGCGATAATAGCTTTTATAGTTGAAACTGGCCTCTGGCTGAGGGTTTTGGAGAAGATTTTGGGCCTTTTCTTTAGGTTCTTTAAGGAGGAAAAGGAAAGCTTGGAGGAAATCATTAAAAGCCTTGAAAAGGAAGGGCTTAGTAGGGAGTTGGTACTCAAGATCATCAATGAAATTAAGAGTGGGTCAAAACTAGGTGGTAACCATGGAAGGTAA
- a CDS encoding DUF58 domain-containing protein — MKREDLIVILSLLLVLEGYLGDNIAPALLGFSLTIYLFMLRSKVDFDIRGERIVKNTNIEEDKIGEIEIKLENKGENAIVKIIESTEDFEVSGISPSLIERGKSRDFTYYIKPKYKGEFLLRPVKVIAEDERGLYFEELEIGSEERINIYPSVESIKEAARADYNMRLAELYRKSQFVGTEGIEIKDLREYQHGDDFKRIDWKASMRLGELIIREMLKESDADVYIFVDNTSEMRKGIKMAKVDYASTLALQLATTLIKNYRVGMVIYDEDKADFIKAAKSMAHLENMRRKLNLRWKRGIMSLRAKLEVKLSRKGRSFLSKVLPLKKGRRGSKGIFEGISLIKQPSFLIFISDLNNPSDLYKAIAQAKWNHKVLLLSPNPVLFYGGELDRETLKRLYRAYLEREKVLKKFNALVPTIDLGPSDYIREIAKVV, encoded by the coding sequence ATGAAGAGAGAAGATCTCATCGTGATTCTCTCACTCTTACTGGTCCTCGAGGGGTACCTTGGAGATAACATAGCCCCTGCCCTTTTAGGTTTCTCTCTAACCATCTACCTATTCATGCTCCGATCTAAGGTAGATTTTGATATTAGAGGAGAAAGAATTGTCAAAAACACTAACATTGAGGAAGACAAAATTGGAGAGATAGAGATCAAGTTAGAAAACAAAGGCGAGAATGCTATTGTGAAAATTATCGAATCAACGGAAGATTTTGAAGTCTCAGGCATTTCACCTTCCCTCATAGAACGTGGGAAATCAAGGGACTTTACTTATTATATAAAACCAAAATATAAGGGCGAGTTTTTATTAAGGCCTGTAAAAGTCATAGCTGAGGATGAACGTGGCCTGTACTTTGAAGAGCTAGAAATTGGAAGTGAGGAAAGGATTAACATATATCCATCAGTCGAGAGCATAAAGGAGGCCGCCAGAGCAGATTACAACATGAGGTTAGCGGAGCTCTATAGGAAGAGCCAGTTTGTCGGAACTGAGGGAATAGAGATAAAGGATCTTAGGGAGTATCAGCATGGCGATGACTTCAAGAGGATCGACTGGAAGGCGAGTATGAGATTGGGAGAGCTGATAATAAGGGAGATGCTCAAGGAGAGCGATGCTGATGTTTACATTTTTGTTGACAACACAAGCGAGATGAGAAAGGGAATCAAAATGGCAAAAGTGGATTATGCATCAACACTGGCTTTACAGCTTGCCACAACCCTCATTAAAAACTATCGTGTAGGGATGGTGATTTACGACGAGGATAAGGCGGACTTCATCAAAGCAGCGAAGTCAATGGCACATCTGGAGAATATGAGGAGAAAGCTAAACCTGAGATGGAAGAGGGGAATTATGAGCCTGAGGGCCAAGTTAGAGGTCAAGCTGAGTAGAAAGGGAAGAAGTTTTCTAAGTAAAGTTCTTCCCCTTAAGAAAGGAAGAAGAGGAAGTAAAGGAATATTTGAAGGCATTTCCCTCATAAAACAGCCTTCATTTTTGATATTCATAAGCGATCTCAACAACCCCTCCGATTTATACAAAGCGATAGCACAGGCAAAGTGGAACCATAAGGTTTTGTTGCTTTCTCCAAATCCGGTGTTGTTTTATGGAGGAGAACTTGATAGAGAAACCCTGAAAAGACTCTACAGAGCTTATTTAGAAAGAGAAAAAGTATTGAAGAAGTTCAATGCTCTTGTCCCCACGATAGACCTCGGTCCGAGTGATTACATAAGGGAGATAGCGAAGGTGGTGTGA
- a CDS encoding MoxR family ATPase — translation MEGKEFMEMLKKEISKAIVGKEIVIELLTIALLSEGHVLIEGIPGVAKTTIAKAFSNAIGLRFSRIQLTPDLLPADIIGIFYYDQKTGEWTIKHGPIFANVILADEINRAQPKTQSALLEAMQERQVTIEGVTHKLPEPFLVIATMNPLEHEGVYILPEAQLDRFMLKIEVGFPDKDEEIRLLKRKSKGEFWEVNPIITHEELLELMKKVKEVNASDEIIEYIYAIVSKTRSDERLLFGASPRAGEHLLYAAKASAFLDGRDYVIPDDVKKVAPAVLSHRLLLKAEYELEGTNTKEIIREVLEETEVPV, via the coding sequence ATGGAAGGTAAAGAGTTTATGGAAATGCTTAAAAAAGAGATCAGTAAAGCCATTGTTGGTAAAGAGATCGTTATAGAACTTTTAACTATTGCATTGCTCTCAGAAGGACATGTATTGATCGAGGGGATTCCAGGAGTTGCCAAGACCACAATCGCCAAGGCGTTTTCAAACGCTATAGGGTTGAGGTTTTCTAGAATACAGCTCACTCCAGATTTGCTACCTGCAGACATAATAGGAATTTTCTACTATGATCAAAAGACCGGTGAATGGACAATAAAACACGGTCCGATTTTTGCCAACGTTATTCTAGCGGATGAAATAAACAGGGCCCAGCCAAAAACCCAGTCAGCTTTGTTGGAGGCAATGCAGGAAAGGCAGGTGACAATAGAAGGTGTGACTCACAAACTCCCGGAGCCATTTTTGGTCATAGCAACCATGAATCCTCTGGAGCATGAAGGAGTCTACATCCTACCGGAAGCACAACTCGACAGATTTATGCTCAAAATAGAAGTCGGTTTTCCTGATAAGGACGAAGAAATAAGACTCCTTAAAAGGAAAAGTAAAGGCGAGTTTTGGGAAGTCAACCCGATAATAACACATGAAGAATTGCTGGAGTTGATGAAGAAAGTAAAGGAAGTGAACGCAAGTGATGAGATAATAGAATACATATATGCAATAGTTTCAAAGACAAGAAGTGACGAACGACTCCTCTTTGGAGCTTCCCCAAGGGCCGGTGAGCATCTTCTCTATGCCGCCAAAGCCTCAGCATTCCTAGATGGCAGGGACTATGTTATCCCAGATGATGTGAAGAAAGTTGCTCCAGCAGTTCTGTCACATAGATTGCTCTTAAAGGCCGAGTATGAGCTGGAAGGTACCAATACTAAAGAGATAATAAGGGAAGTCCTTGAAGAGACTGAGGTGCCGGTGTAA